A single genomic interval of Salinarchaeum sp. IM2453 harbors:
- a CDS encoding bifunctional 2-polyprenyl-6-hydroxyphenol methylase/3-demethylubiquinol 3-O-methyltransferase UbiG produces the protein MNVEYLKAKQTVDRRSYHEHTRKEFLAHLPENPNIFEAGAGTGVMARRLANWQVSKGSYVGVDQFEPAIEYAREQGNKNNTEPGQPNQFEMEFHAADALDFNAIKQIADVPFDAVIAQQFMDLVDISEAMNVFEQLTKQGGLIYLPLTFDGVSIFRPGHPADIDILSAYHKSMDDNVGQHSQTGRLLIDELTQRSGRLLSVGGSDAVIHPVDNSYSGKEKQVIDQILEYIERSVSSDDVSARDDWVQTRREQLSAGDLTYISHRYDILYESS, from the coding sequence ATGAACGTTGAGTATCTTAAAGCAAAGCAAACAGTTGACAGGCGATCATATCACGAGCACACTCGCAAAGAATTTCTTGCTCATTTACCCGAAAATCCAAATATTTTCGAGGCAGGAGCAGGCACTGGCGTAATGGCGCGTAGATTGGCTAATTGGCAAGTTAGCAAAGGATCATACGTTGGTGTTGATCAGTTTGAGCCTGCTATTGAATATGCCCGTGAGCAAGGAAACAAGAACAACACTGAGCCTGGTCAACCTAATCAGTTTGAGATGGAGTTTCACGCCGCCGATGCACTTGATTTTAATGCAATCAAGCAAATTGCAGATGTCCCATTTGACGCTGTTATTGCACAGCAATTCATGGATCTTGTTGACATCTCCGAAGCGATGAACGTCTTTGAACAACTCACGAAGCAAGGAGGGCTAATATACTTGCCACTGACATTTGATGGTGTTTCGATTTTTCGCCCTGGTCATCCGGCCGACATAGATATACTCAGTGCATATCACAAATCAATGGATGATAATGTGGGGCAACATAGTCAAACCGGACGCTTGCTCATCGATGAACTAACACAACGATCCGGACGGCTTCTTTCTGTTGGGGGCTCTGATGCGGTTATCCACCCTGTAGATAATTCATATTCAGGCAAGGAAAAGCAGGTCATTGATCAGATTCTTGAATATATCGAAAGAAGCGTTTCATCGGATGATGTGTCCGCTCGTGACGACTGGGTTCAAACACGTCGTGAACAACTGTCTGCTGGGGATTTAACGTATATTTCCCATCGATATGATATATTGTATGAGTCCAGCTGA
- a CDS encoding 6-carboxytetrahydropterin synthase — translation MTRPDTDIAYPHQLSVTRKFIAQHRLIVPNPEPPEGEVHSHRFTVAVRFFGQTLNEYGYLVDITAVEAIIDRLEQRYRDALLNNLPEFEGKNPSVERFARVFADKVDEDLTAETPDVIEVRIWEDETAWGSYQKELTTDER, via the coding sequence ATGACAAGACCAGATACCGATATTGCATACCCACATCAGTTATCAGTTACTCGCAAATTTATTGCACAGCACCGGTTAATCGTTCCTAATCCCGAACCTCCAGAAGGAGAAGTACATAGTCACCGATTCACTGTTGCTGTACGATTCTTCGGGCAAACACTGAATGAGTACGGATATTTGGTAGATATTACGGCAGTCGAAGCCATCATTGATCGCTTGGAACAGAGGTATCGAGATGCACTGCTCAACAATCTTCCTGAATTCGAGGGTAAAAATCCAAGTGTCGAACGATTTGCACGTGTATTTGCTGATAAGGTAGATGAGGATCTCACTGCTGAGACCCCAGATGTAATTGAAGTTCGCATTTGGGAGGATGAGACAGCCTGGGGAAGTTATCAAAAAGAATTGACTACAGATGAACGTTGA
- a CDS encoding zinc-binding alcohol dehydrogenase produces MTKALYFTGEQEVTIRNEPEVSPQSSEVAVQTIYSGISPGTELLIYNDEAPRNLSADASLTTINGDLSYPTKYGYAAVGKVTKTGEDVDSSWVQKPVFVFHPHQTEFCVDVSSAIPIPSSVDLETATMLPSVETATNFLLDSEPKIGERAVVFGAGVIGLCTVQLLSQFPLESLIVVEPVTRRQELARKLGADEAIHPDAAETYFDERDSADVIYEVSGQPAALDDALVAAGYDSRIVVGSWYGEKRHPVDLGRDFHRDRISIISSQVSTLSPELRGRWTTDRRLSVAMRQLTHINASEMITDYVSFQESEKAYKRLNQTPESTLQVVLTYT; encoded by the coding sequence ATGACTAAAGCACTCTACTTTACAGGCGAGCAGGAAGTGACAATCCGAAACGAACCAGAAGTAAGTCCTCAATCAAGTGAAGTAGCTGTACAGACGATATACTCCGGTATCAGTCCAGGTACAGAACTCTTGATCTACAATGATGAAGCCCCCCGAAACCTGTCTGCAGATGCATCGCTAACAACGATTAATGGTGATCTATCGTACCCGACAAAGTACGGCTATGCTGCTGTTGGAAAAGTGACCAAAACGGGGGAAGATGTTGACTCAAGTTGGGTTCAAAAACCGGTGTTTGTCTTTCATCCACATCAGACTGAGTTCTGCGTAGACGTATCATCAGCAATTCCTATCCCTAGCAGTGTTGACCTCGAAACGGCAACGATGCTACCTTCTGTGGAAACAGCTACAAACTTTTTGCTGGATTCTGAGCCAAAAATTGGAGAGAGAGCTGTCGTATTTGGCGCCGGTGTCATTGGGTTATGCACCGTTCAGTTGCTCTCTCAGTTCCCGCTTGAGTCCTTGATCGTCGTTGAACCGGTTACTCGACGACAGGAACTCGCCAGAAAGCTTGGTGCAGACGAAGCGATTCATCCAGATGCCGCTGAAACATACTTCGATGAGCGAGATAGTGCCGATGTAATTTACGAGGTATCTGGCCAACCGGCTGCATTAGACGATGCACTTGTTGCTGCTGGCTACGATAGTCGGATCGTTGTCGGATCTTGGTACGGAGAGAAGAGGCATCCAGTCGATCTGGGTCGTGACTTCCACCGAGACAGAATTTCGATCATTTCAAGCCAAGTAAGCACACTTTCCCCTGAACTTCGGGGTCGATGGACGACTGATCGACGTCTTAGTGTTGCTATGCGACAGCTTACCCACATCAATGCAAGTGAAATGATTACAGATTACGTCTCGTTCCAAGAATCTGAAAAGGCGTACAAAAGATTGAATCAAACCCCTGAATCAACACTTCAAGTGGTGCTTACATACACATGA
- a CDS encoding GTP cyclohydrolase IIa — MSYNEGNTVRASVVQLDAYGPWTVTPEPRRETDIQALQARLYADFADFMGYHDGYAFFNRFDNMIGIGNHVSVDEYKRFQERIRNRYPVTASIGIGEDVTPAGAIDAASEGIQSTGSAQDLSRNETVQHVQKGPDTLQPKATIAHFDIVDVTSKYTDQQSEIATQSAVWESVSVLKRVLYEEYDSAAYFVGGDNVIAICPSLDTHAFKSILEEVHQQTSITYQVGVGEGQTAHEAGDRAKHALERCRENGTRLCEYESDGQYEHYLNMESAND, encoded by the coding sequence GTGTCATATAATGAAGGAAATACGGTCCGGGCATCTGTTGTTCAATTAGATGCATATGGCCCGTGGACGGTCACACCAGAACCTCGAAGAGAGACAGATATCCAAGCACTGCAAGCTCGGTTATACGCGGATTTTGCTGATTTCATGGGGTATCACGATGGATACGCTTTTTTCAACCGATTTGATAACATGATTGGGATTGGGAATCATGTTTCAGTTGATGAGTATAAGCGGTTTCAGGAACGAATTCGAAATCGATATCCGGTGACTGCGAGTATCGGAATTGGTGAAGATGTAACACCGGCAGGCGCAATCGACGCAGCGAGCGAAGGTATTCAGTCAACAGGAAGTGCACAGGATCTCAGTCGAAATGAGACTGTACAGCACGTTCAGAAAGGACCAGACACATTGCAGCCTAAAGCTACAATAGCTCACTTTGACATTGTGGATGTCACATCAAAATATACCGATCAGCAAAGCGAGATTGCGACGCAGTCAGCTGTCTGGGAATCGGTTAGTGTACTCAAACGAGTTCTATATGAAGAATATGATAGTGCTGCATATTTTGTTGGAGGAGACAATGTTATTGCCATCTGTCCGTCGTTGGATACCCACGCGTTTAAGTCGATACTAGAGGAGGTCCACCAACAGACCTCGATCACTTACCAAGTTGGGGTTGGAGAAGGTCAAACAGCACATGAGGCAGGTGATCGAGCAAAACATGCTCTTGAACGATGCCGAGAAAATGGAACTCGTCTATGCGAGTATGAGTCAGATGGTCAGTATGAACACTACCTGAACATGGAATCTGCAAATGATTAG
- a CDS encoding CDP-alcohol phosphatidyltransferase family protein, with protein MRNYSISEYGIQKRLILPWIVVLVGLLVFVGITSKHTLSSGIQGVLAAGIWTGIWWGIVMFVSIRVPERVKTTRITIASWITIIRGGITGVFIGILAAGNPSSSTGLIVATLFAVIGLLDLVDGYVARTTDAVTDIGARLDTEADALLVLTGSIFVVWTGIAPALLLAVGVARYLYVAGLWIRNYFGWKIYDETNRQLNRICFAMVLIAIWIGLLLGSESQVVSSMFLIVSGVFLVNFVRSWIVTMAHFRE; from the coding sequence ATGAGAAATTACTCAATTAGCGAATACGGGATTCAGAAACGACTCATTTTGCCTTGGATAGTTGTTCTTGTAGGATTGCTAGTGTTTGTTGGTATTACTAGCAAGCATACTCTATCCTCCGGTATTCAAGGAGTGTTAGCCGCAGGTATTTGGACTGGGATCTGGTGGGGTATTGTAATGTTTGTTTCTATCCGTGTGCCAGAGAGGGTAAAAACAACTCGTATAACGATAGCTTCATGGATTACTATTATCCGTGGAGGAATAACGGGGGTTTTTATCGGGATTCTCGCGGCTGGTAACCCGAGTTCAAGCACCGGATTAATTGTGGCAACGCTGTTCGCTGTCATTGGCTTGTTAGATTTAGTTGATGGATATGTTGCCCGAACGACAGATGCTGTCACCGATATTGGTGCTAGGCTTGATACGGAGGCAGATGCGCTACTTGTACTCACTGGATCAATATTTGTCGTTTGGACTGGAATTGCTCCAGCACTTCTTCTTGCTGTAGGAGTCGCACGATACCTGTACGTAGCTGGGTTGTGGATTCGTAATTATTTTGGATGGAAAATTTATGATGAGACGAATCGACAACTTAACCGAATTTGTTTTGCGATGGTGCTAATAGCAATCTGGATAGGACTGCTCTTAGGATCTGAAAGCCAAGTAGTAAGTAGTATGTTTTTAATCGTCTCTGGAGTATTCTTAGTTAACTTTGTCCGGAGTTGGATTGTAACGATGGCACACTTTCGAGAATGA
- a CDS encoding glycosyltransferase family 4 protein, producing the protein MNRTNSRAEYYYLPEVQSKKLRIGFVTYESSDITSGGYRYNRKLLDFLQSRGHTVEQYSLPNKRSLTVPRKRLPASLGELNQSFDVLIEDGICAPLFWYWNRYLTEPDTIVGLIHYLRQCDPTTTFSRYSRYQENTFLRTLDTFIATSNHTRKQVMHSCSTVDPGIVVYPGGRNEAHQKIQLDRQDNKTPLRVLFIGNITPRKNVNTLLEAVQTIPDKSFEILIVGDHTVEPAYTRKVQEQIQQMDTSASVKLLGNVSAERLHSLLCKSHVCCVPSLYEPFGMVYLEAMEYGVVPVASNNGGANELINHGKNGFLVQPDSTANIADTLRQLSEDRSVLIRCSSGARRTANAFPDWSESLGQAHKFLNYI; encoded by the coding sequence ATGAACCGTACTAATTCAAGAGCTGAATATTACTATCTGCCAGAAGTGCAGAGTAAGAAGCTTCGAATTGGGTTTGTTACCTATGAAAGTTCTGACATTACCTCTGGTGGTTACAGATACAATCGAAAGCTTCTCGATTTTCTACAGTCTCGTGGACATACAGTTGAACAGTACTCACTTCCGAACAAACGGTCTTTGACTGTTCCGCGCAAGCGCTTGCCGGCTTCTCTTGGAGAACTTAACCAGTCATTTGATGTGCTCATTGAAGATGGGATTTGTGCCCCCTTGTTTTGGTATTGGAATAGATACCTGACAGAGCCAGACACAATCGTTGGGTTAATTCATTATTTGCGACAGTGTGATCCAACGACAACATTTTCTCGGTACTCACGATATCAGGAGAATACGTTTTTACGAACCCTTGATACGTTTATCGCAACGAGCAATCATACACGCAAACAAGTGATGCATAGCTGCTCAACAGTCGACCCAGGAATTGTTGTATATCCGGGAGGCAGAAACGAAGCACATCAGAAAATACAGCTTGATCGACAGGACAATAAAACGCCATTACGAGTTCTATTTATCGGCAACATTACTCCACGAAAAAATGTTAACACACTGTTGGAAGCAGTACAAACAATTCCAGACAAGTCATTTGAAATTCTAATCGTTGGAGATCACACCGTAGAACCAGCGTACACAAGAAAAGTTCAAGAACAGATTCAACAGATGGATACAAGTGCCTCGGTAAAACTGCTTGGAAACGTATCTGCGGAACGACTTCATTCCTTACTTTGCAAGAGCCACGTTTGTTGTGTGCCTTCTCTGTATGAGCCGTTTGGAATGGTCTACCTAGAAGCAATGGAATACGGGGTAGTTCCGGTAGCAAGTAACAATGGCGGTGCAAATGAACTCATTAATCATGGAAAAAATGGATTTCTCGTTCAGCCAGACAGCACAGCAAACATCGCTGATACTCTCCGACAACTCAGCGAGGACCGGAGTGTGTTAATCAGATGTAGTAGCGGAGCACGAAGGACAGCAAATGCATTTCCCGACTGGTCAGAAAGCCTTGGACAGGCGCACAAATTTTTGAACTACATTTGA
- a CDS encoding FkbM family methyltransferase, with the protein MSGSVRQMFDQLLADQKSLPFVSQYQGSVVELGYQAYQQILSMNYARRIFPRTIKTPAGNIKSYEIAGAHRNDILLQLLASQAGTDDVIYDIGAYAGEYALALTAEFPDRHVVAFDPSMQNMRRHVVNRNETCPKGTVELHLCGLGNQSGYQTFYQSSHPKQSSFSKKDATRWGANVTNTQDVPIKTIDSLTDIPPPDHIKIDAEGTELSILDGAVDTINTHRPALYIEPHDLPDESRKSEIFQWCKKHSYNAHSQDDVLMCVPESQ; encoded by the coding sequence ATGTCCGGATCGGTTCGTCAGATGTTCGATCAACTTCTGGCAGATCAAAAGTCTCTCCCATTCGTAAGCCAATATCAAGGTTCTGTTGTAGAACTTGGATATCAGGCGTACCAGCAGATTCTATCAATGAACTACGCAAGACGTATCTTCCCAAGGACAATTAAAACTCCGGCAGGAAACATCAAATCGTATGAAATAGCGGGTGCTCATAGAAATGATATACTACTACAATTGCTGGCAAGTCAGGCTGGTACAGATGATGTCATTTACGATATTGGTGCATATGCAGGCGAATATGCGTTAGCTCTTACTGCTGAGTTCCCTGACCGGCATGTGGTCGCATTCGACCCTAGTATGCAGAATATGCGCCGCCATGTTGTGAATCGTAATGAGACCTGTCCAAAGGGTACTGTCGAATTGCACCTGTGCGGACTTGGAAATCAAAGTGGTTACCAGACGTTTTATCAGTCATCACATCCAAAGCAGTCTTCGTTCAGCAAAAAGGACGCAACTCGTTGGGGAGCCAACGTTACAAACACTCAGGACGTTCCAATCAAGACGATTGATTCGCTCACGGACATTCCACCTCCGGACCATATCAAGATAGATGCCGAAGGGACTGAGCTGAGTATTCTTGACGGTGCAGTGGATACGATCAATACACATAGACCGGCACTATATATTGAGCCCCACGATCTTCCTGATGAAAGTCGAAAATCTGAGATATTCCAGTGGTGTAAGAAACACAGCTATAACGCACACAGTCAAGACGATGTGCTTATGTGCGTTCCTGAATCTCAGTAG
- a CDS encoding SDR family NAD(P)-dependent oxidoreductase: MGILVTGGSRGIGRAIAIELADDHDVAVGYRVSESDAEDVVTEIEADGGTAIAVQADVADSTEVQDMVETTVEAFGELDAVINNAGITDPARLQNLDDEQWDRVIGTNLTGAFYVTRSAIPHIVPDGDIVFISSIGGTGGTVDASYAASKAGLHGLTRALAREFGGEGLQVNAVAPGPAETSMNDQILTHLEEIDFRGHENVDTHLPQYSCKPEDVAHTVRYLLENEYIQGEIINVNGGMQFR, encoded by the coding sequence ATGGGCATTCTAGTCACCGGTGGAAGCCGTGGGATTGGTCGAGCAATTGCGATTGAACTTGCAGACGATCACGATGTCGCAGTTGGATACAGAGTTTCAGAATCAGATGCCGAAGATGTGGTCACAGAGATTGAGGCAGACGGTGGAACAGCAATTGCCGTACAAGCCGACGTTGCTGACTCAACAGAAGTACAGGATATGGTTGAAACAACTGTTGAGGCGTTTGGAGAGCTCGACGCTGTTATAAACAACGCTGGTATAACGGATCCAGCCCGACTGCAGAATCTTGATGACGAACAATGGGATCGAGTCATCGGAACAAATCTTACAGGCGCGTTCTATGTTACACGATCAGCAATTCCGCACATTGTGCCAGATGGAGATATTGTGTTCATTTCGTCCATCGGTGGAACTGGCGGAACTGTTGATGCAAGCTATGCTGCAAGCAAGGCTGGGTTACACGGACTAACGCGGGCTCTTGCTCGGGAGTTCGGTGGAGAAGGATTGCAAGTAAATGCCGTTGCCCCGGGGCCTGCTGAAACAAGTATGAACGATCAAATACTGACTCATTTAGAAGAGATTGACTTCAGAGGGCACGAAAACGTGGACACGCACCTACCTCAGTATTCTTGCAAACCAGAAGATGTTGCGCATACTGTGAGATATTTGCTAGAGAACGAGTATATTCAAGGAGAAATTATTAATGTAAACGGCGGCATGCAATTTCGATAA
- a CDS encoding MFS transporter, whose amino-acid sequence MSDEYGDQRLWRRIPWRSRALYVIIASSLMGVMGVSLISPVLPIIRPAFGVTDSEVGWLLTAYTLPGIFITPFVGLVADRLGRKTVLLPLLFIFGIAGSAIAFVNSFTAVLGLRFIQGIGASGLVTLAVTLIGDLYTGSQRDALMGINGSLIGTGAAFYPLLGGGLAAIRWNMPFLFFSVGILVGIFALIVLEEGDTSASMTVREYLNRIRLAAIQPQSVAIFSAILIVFFVFYGTILTGLPLLLNDEFGLGTEQIGPVLAVVAIASAVVSSQYGRFAAWRSAPELVAIGFISYGASLLFIWIAPSVIWIGVALLLFGVGFGLVMPSIDTTIITLVSDDLRAGMMGMRTSMLRLGQTLGPVGITAIAETFFATTVEGYFAAFLISGIIILTAGVGSYVLLRNR is encoded by the coding sequence ATGAGTGATGAGTATGGAGATCAACGACTCTGGCGTCGAATTCCATGGCGATCCCGGGCGCTATATGTCATCATTGCAAGCTCCTTGATGGGTGTGATGGGCGTTTCTCTCATTAGCCCGGTATTACCAATAATTCGACCTGCATTTGGTGTTACAGACTCAGAGGTCGGCTGGCTACTTACGGCGTACACACTACCAGGGATATTTATTACCCCATTTGTTGGCCTTGTGGCTGATCGATTAGGCCGAAAGACCGTTTTACTGCCACTGCTTTTTATTTTTGGTATTGCTGGTTCAGCAATTGCGTTCGTCAATAGCTTCACTGCTGTCCTTGGACTACGGTTTATACAAGGGATTGGCGCAAGTGGGCTAGTTACGCTTGCGGTTACACTCATCGGAGACCTGTACACAGGTAGTCAACGAGATGCACTCATGGGCATTAATGGGAGTCTGATCGGGACAGGGGCAGCGTTTTATCCACTCTTAGGGGGCGGACTGGCAGCAATCCGGTGGAATATGCCGTTCCTGTTTTTCAGTGTGGGCATCCTCGTTGGGATTTTTGCACTGATTGTGCTTGAAGAAGGAGACACGTCAGCCAGCATGACCGTTCGAGAATATTTAAACCGCATTAGATTAGCAGCGATTCAGCCACAATCGGTCGCAATTTTCTCAGCAATCCTTATCGTATTTTTTGTATTCTACGGAACAATCTTGACTGGCCTGCCGTTGTTGTTAAACGATGAATTCGGACTTGGTACAGAGCAGATTGGTCCGGTATTAGCGGTCGTAGCTATCGCAAGTGCGGTTGTTTCCTCACAATATGGCCGCTTTGCTGCATGGCGCTCAGCGCCAGAACTAGTCGCTATTGGATTTATCTCATACGGTGCAAGTTTATTGTTTATTTGGATTGCTCCATCGGTAATTTGGATTGGTGTTGCGTTGCTTTTGTTTGGTGTCGGATTTGGATTGGTAATGCCGTCAATTGATACGACAATTATAACACTTGTTTCGGATGATTTGCGAGCTGGTATGATGGGGATGCGGACTAGCATGCTGCGACTTGGTCAGACGCTAGGGCCGGTCGGTATTACAGCAATTGCTGAAACGTTTTTTGCAACGACGGTTGAAGGCTATTTTGCGGCGTTTCTAATCTCTGGGATAATTATCCTTACCGCTGGAGTTGGGAGCTACGTGTTATTGCGCAATAGATGA